The Cuculus canorus isolate bCucCan1 chromosome 16, bCucCan1.pri, whole genome shotgun sequence genome includes a region encoding these proteins:
- the DNMT3B gene encoding DNA (cytosine-5)-methyltransferase 3B isoform X4, translating to MKIKETNTVEPLRDLPTPLRSSRRRPASIPVTTIDLTEEDSRDSSQSSSTLSGSSSQEGQNGSAELGAAELESRDVGIALEYQDGKEFGIGDLVWGKIKGFSWWPAIVVSYRATAKRQAVSGMRWVQWFGDGKFSEVSADKLVGLMAFRQHFNSSTFNKLVSYRRAIYHALEVARSRSGKTFAVAPGESLEEQLKPMVDWALTGFKPLGLKGLRPPKISENGALRNGTEEVLSLEQCPPTKRLKTILCNNGKEQRVEEDQTREQMVSGVTNNSGSLEDSCLSCGRRNPATFHPLFEGGLCQTCRDRFLEFFYMYDEDGYQSYCTVCCEGKELLLCSNASCCRCFCVECLEVLVGRGTSAKAKEQEPWNCYMCQPQRSYGVLQRRQDWNTRLQDFFTSDKGQEYAEPKIYPTVPPAKRRPIRVLSLFDGITTGPARVATSNVHADEGDFETKESSAASDLCPLAGYVVLKDLGIQVEKYIASEICEDPIAVGTMRHEGNITYVHDVRNITKRNIEEWGPFDLVIGGSPCNDPSLVNPARKGLYEGTGRLFFEFYHLLNYARPKAGEERPFFWMFENVVAMRVNDKRDISRFLECNPVMIDAIKISAAHRARYFWGNLPGMNRIFGFPLHYTDVSSIGRGARQKLLGRSWSVPVIRHLFSPLKDYFACE from the exons ATGAAGATCAAGGAAACGAACACCGTGGAGCCACTCAGGGACCTGCCAACTCCCCTACGG AGCTCCAGGCGGCGCCCAGCATCCATCCCCGTGACCACCATCGACCTGACGGAGGAGGACTCCCGGGACTcatcccagagcagcagcacactctctggcagcagctcccaggaggGGCAGAATGGCTCTGCTGAGCTGGGGGCCGCggagctggagagcagagaTGTAGGAATAGCACTGGAATACCAG gatGGGAAAGAATTTGGAATTGGGGACCTTGTCTGGGGAAAGATCAAAGGTTTCTCCTGGTGGCCTGCAATCGTTGTCTCCTACAGAGCCACAGCCAAGCGCCAGGCCGTGTCAGGCATGCGGTGGGTGCAGTGGTTCGGAGACGGGAAGTTCTCCGAG GTCTCTGCAGACAAGCTGGTGGGACTGATGGCCTTCCGGCAGCATTTCAATTCTTCCACGTTTAACAAGCTGGTATCCTACCGACGAGCAATATACCATGCGCTGGAG GTTGCCCGGAGCCGGTCGGGGAAGACCTTTGCAGTTGCCCCTGGGGAGTccctggaggagcagctgaagccCATGGTTGACTGGGCACTCACCGGCTTCAAACCCTTGGGTCTCAAGGGGCTGCGACCGCCCAAAATCTCAG AGAACGGGGCCCTGAGGAATGGGACAGAGGAGGTGCTGTCCCTCGAGCAGTGCCCCCCAACCAAGAGGCTGAAGACCATCCTCTGCAACAACGGCAAGGAGCAACGAGTGGAAGAGGACCAGACCCGAG agCAAATGGTTTCCGGAGTTACGAACAACAGTGGAAGTCTTGAAG ACAGCTGTTTGTCCTGCGGGAGGAGGAACCCGGCCACCTTCCACCCGCTGTTCGAGGGGGGCCTCTGCCAGACGTGCAGG GATAGATTCCTGGAGTTCTTCTACATGTATGACGAAGACGGCTACCAATCCTACTGCACTGTCTGCTGCGAagggaaggagctgctgctctgcagtaacgccagctgctgcag GTGCTTCTGTGTGGAGtgtctggaggtgctggtggggcGAGGGACGTCGGCCAAGGCAAAGGAGCAGGAGCCCTGGAACTGCTACATGTGCCAGCCCCAGCGGAGCTACGGCGTGCTGCAGCGCCGGCAGGACTGGAACACCCGCCTGCAGGACTTCTTCACcagtgacaagggacaggaaTAC GCTGAACCCAAAATCTACCCCACAGTCCCCCCAGCCAAGAGGAGACCTATTCGAGTGCTCTCTTTATTTGATGGCATAACAACAG GACCTGCAAGAGTGGCCACATCGAACGTCCATGCTGATGAAGGAGACTTTGAGACTAAAGAGAGCAGTGCAGCCTCAGACCTCTGTCCCTTGGCAGGGTACGTGGTGCTGAAGGACTTGGGCATCCAAGTGGAGAAGTACATTGCCTCAGAGATCTGCGAAGACCCCATTGCTGTGGGCACCATGCGGCATGAGGGCAACATCACCTACGTGCATGACGTCAGGAACATAACCAAGAGAAAC ATTGAGGAGTGGGGTCCCTTTGACCTGGTGATTGGTGGAAGCCCCTGTAACGACCCCTCCCTTGTCAACCCGGCCAGGAAGGGGCTGTATG AAGGAACCGGGAGGCTGTTCTTTGAATTTTATCACCTGCTCAACTACGCCCGTCccaaggcaggagaggagcGCCCCTTCTTCTGGATGTTCGAGAACGTGGTGGCCATGAGAGTCAATGATAAGAGGGACATTTCACGGTTTCTGGAG TGTAACCCGGTTATGATTGACGCTATCAAGATCTCAGCTGCCCACCGAGCACGCTATTTCTGGGGCAACCTTCCAGGGATGAACAG GATCTTCGGCTTCCCCCTCCACTACACGGATGTCTCCAGCATCGGCCGTGGGGCTCGCCAGAAGCTGCTGGGGAGATCGTGGAGCGTCCCCGTCATCCGGCACCTCTTTTCCCCACTCAAGGATTACTTTGCCTGTGAATAG
- the DNMT3B gene encoding DNA (cytosine-5)-methyltransferase 3B isoform X2 codes for MSMATMKKDKSHGPDEADCRAELILLNGDCADPTNDTPALLREPNGKPSAPDAGGLGLPSLRNSRRVSKVDLSKDDLSWPLTLTREQEVRPRGSAGWESSLRQKPPVRLIFQAGQTRHEMKIKETNTVEPLRDLPTPLRSSRRRPASIPVTTIDLTEEDSRDSSQSSSTLSGSSSQEGQNGSAELGAAELESRDVGIALEYQDGKEFGIGDLVWGKIKGFSWWPAIVVSYRATAKRQAVSGMRWVQWFGDGKFSEVSADKLVGLMAFRQHFNSSTFNKLVSYRRAIYHALEVARSRSGKTFAVAPGESLEEQLKPMVDWALTGFKPLGLKGLRPPKISENGALRNGTEEVLSLEQCPPTKRLKTILCNNGKEQRVEEDQTREQMVSGVTNNSGSLEDSCLSCGRRNPATFHPLFEGGLCQTCRDRFLEFFYMYDEDGYQSYCTVCCEGKELLLCSNASCCRCFCVECLEVLVGRGTSAKAKEQEPWNCYMCQPQRSYGVLQRRQDWNTRLQDFFTSDKGQEYAEPKIYPTVPPAKRRPIRVLSLFDGITTGPARVATSNVHADEGDFETKESSAASDLCPLAGYVVLKDLGIQVEKYIASEICEDPIAVGTMRHEGNITYVHDVRNITKRNIEEWGPFDLVIGGSPCNDPSLVNPARKGLYEGTGRLFFEFYHLLNYARPKAGEERPFFWMFENVVAMRVNDKRDISRFLECNPVMIDAIKISAAHRARYFWGNLPGMNRIFGFPLHYTDVSSIGRGARQKLLGRSWSVPVIRHLFSPLKDYFACE; via the exons GCCACCATGAAAAAGGACAAGAGCCACGGCCCGGATGAGGCGGactgcagggcagagctgatCCTCCTAAACGGAGACTGTGCCGACCCCACTAACGACACACCCGCCCTTCTTCGGGAGCCGAATGGGAAGCCGAGTGCTCCAG ATGCGGGGGGCCTGGGGCTGCCGTCCCTGAGGAACAGCAGGAGAGTCAGCAAGGTAGACCTCTCCAAGGACGACCTGTCCTGGCCACTCACGCTCACGCGGGAGCAGGAG GTGCGGCCCCGGGGCAGCGCTGGCTGGGAGAGCAGCCTCAGGCAGAAGCCCCCCGTCCGCCTCATCTTCCAGGCGGGACAGACCCGGCATGAGATGAAGATCAAGGAAACGAACACCGTGGAGCCACTCAGGGACCTGCCAACTCCCCTACGG AGCTCCAGGCGGCGCCCAGCATCCATCCCCGTGACCACCATCGACCTGACGGAGGAGGACTCCCGGGACTcatcccagagcagcagcacactctctggcagcagctcccaggaggGGCAGAATGGCTCTGCTGAGCTGGGGGCCGCggagctggagagcagagaTGTAGGAATAGCACTGGAATACCAG gatGGGAAAGAATTTGGAATTGGGGACCTTGTCTGGGGAAAGATCAAAGGTTTCTCCTGGTGGCCTGCAATCGTTGTCTCCTACAGAGCCACAGCCAAGCGCCAGGCCGTGTCAGGCATGCGGTGGGTGCAGTGGTTCGGAGACGGGAAGTTCTCCGAG GTCTCTGCAGACAAGCTGGTGGGACTGATGGCCTTCCGGCAGCATTTCAATTCTTCCACGTTTAACAAGCTGGTATCCTACCGACGAGCAATATACCATGCGCTGGAG GTTGCCCGGAGCCGGTCGGGGAAGACCTTTGCAGTTGCCCCTGGGGAGTccctggaggagcagctgaagccCATGGTTGACTGGGCACTCACCGGCTTCAAACCCTTGGGTCTCAAGGGGCTGCGACCGCCCAAAATCTCAG AGAACGGGGCCCTGAGGAATGGGACAGAGGAGGTGCTGTCCCTCGAGCAGTGCCCCCCAACCAAGAGGCTGAAGACCATCCTCTGCAACAACGGCAAGGAGCAACGAGTGGAAGAGGACCAGACCCGAG agCAAATGGTTTCCGGAGTTACGAACAACAGTGGAAGTCTTGAAG ACAGCTGTTTGTCCTGCGGGAGGAGGAACCCGGCCACCTTCCACCCGCTGTTCGAGGGGGGCCTCTGCCAGACGTGCAGG GATAGATTCCTGGAGTTCTTCTACATGTATGACGAAGACGGCTACCAATCCTACTGCACTGTCTGCTGCGAagggaaggagctgctgctctgcagtaacgccagctgctgcag GTGCTTCTGTGTGGAGtgtctggaggtgctggtggggcGAGGGACGTCGGCCAAGGCAAAGGAGCAGGAGCCCTGGAACTGCTACATGTGCCAGCCCCAGCGGAGCTACGGCGTGCTGCAGCGCCGGCAGGACTGGAACACCCGCCTGCAGGACTTCTTCACcagtgacaagggacaggaaTAC GCTGAACCCAAAATCTACCCCACAGTCCCCCCAGCCAAGAGGAGACCTATTCGAGTGCTCTCTTTATTTGATGGCATAACAACAG GACCTGCAAGAGTGGCCACATCGAACGTCCATGCTGATGAAGGAGACTTTGAGACTAAAGAGAGCAGTGCAGCCTCAGACCTCTGTCCCTTGGCAGGGTACGTGGTGCTGAAGGACTTGGGCATCCAAGTGGAGAAGTACATTGCCTCAGAGATCTGCGAAGACCCCATTGCTGTGGGCACCATGCGGCATGAGGGCAACATCACCTACGTGCATGACGTCAGGAACATAACCAAGAGAAAC ATTGAGGAGTGGGGTCCCTTTGACCTGGTGATTGGTGGAAGCCCCTGTAACGACCCCTCCCTTGTCAACCCGGCCAGGAAGGGGCTGTATG AAGGAACCGGGAGGCTGTTCTTTGAATTTTATCACCTGCTCAACTACGCCCGTCccaaggcaggagaggagcGCCCCTTCTTCTGGATGTTCGAGAACGTGGTGGCCATGAGAGTCAATGATAAGAGGGACATTTCACGGTTTCTGGAG TGTAACCCGGTTATGATTGACGCTATCAAGATCTCAGCTGCCCACCGAGCACGCTATTTCTGGGGCAACCTTCCAGGGATGAACAG GATCTTCGGCTTCCCCCTCCACTACACGGATGTCTCCAGCATCGGCCGTGGGGCTCGCCAGAAGCTGCTGGGGAGATCGTGGAGCGTCCCCGTCATCCGGCACCTCTTTTCCCCACTCAAGGATTACTTTGCCTGTGAATAG
- the DNMT3B gene encoding DNA (cytosine-5)-methyltransferase 3B isoform X1, with translation MPCVHMVATMKKDKSHGPDEADCRAELILLNGDCADPTNDTPALLREPNGKPSAPDAGGLGLPSLRNSRRVSKVDLSKDDLSWPLTLTREQEVRPRGSAGWESSLRQKPPVRLIFQAGQTRHEMKIKETNTVEPLRDLPTPLRSSRRRPASIPVTTIDLTEEDSRDSSQSSSTLSGSSSQEGQNGSAELGAAELESRDVGIALEYQDGKEFGIGDLVWGKIKGFSWWPAIVVSYRATAKRQAVSGMRWVQWFGDGKFSEVSADKLVGLMAFRQHFNSSTFNKLVSYRRAIYHALEVARSRSGKTFAVAPGESLEEQLKPMVDWALTGFKPLGLKGLRPPKISENGALRNGTEEVLSLEQCPPTKRLKTILCNNGKEQRVEEDQTREQMVSGVTNNSGSLEDSCLSCGRRNPATFHPLFEGGLCQTCRDRFLEFFYMYDEDGYQSYCTVCCEGKELLLCSNASCCRCFCVECLEVLVGRGTSAKAKEQEPWNCYMCQPQRSYGVLQRRQDWNTRLQDFFTSDKGQEYAEPKIYPTVPPAKRRPIRVLSLFDGITTGPARVATSNVHADEGDFETKESSAASDLCPLAGYVVLKDLGIQVEKYIASEICEDPIAVGTMRHEGNITYVHDVRNITKRNIEEWGPFDLVIGGSPCNDPSLVNPARKGLYEGTGRLFFEFYHLLNYARPKAGEERPFFWMFENVVAMRVNDKRDISRFLECNPVMIDAIKISAAHRARYFWGNLPGMNRIFGFPLHYTDVSSIGRGARQKLLGRSWSVPVIRHLFSPLKDYFACE, from the exons GCCACCATGAAAAAGGACAAGAGCCACGGCCCGGATGAGGCGGactgcagggcagagctgatCCTCCTAAACGGAGACTGTGCCGACCCCACTAACGACACACCCGCCCTTCTTCGGGAGCCGAATGGGAAGCCGAGTGCTCCAG ATGCGGGGGGCCTGGGGCTGCCGTCCCTGAGGAACAGCAGGAGAGTCAGCAAGGTAGACCTCTCCAAGGACGACCTGTCCTGGCCACTCACGCTCACGCGGGAGCAGGAG GTGCGGCCCCGGGGCAGCGCTGGCTGGGAGAGCAGCCTCAGGCAGAAGCCCCCCGTCCGCCTCATCTTCCAGGCGGGACAGACCCGGCATGAGATGAAGATCAAGGAAACGAACACCGTGGAGCCACTCAGGGACCTGCCAACTCCCCTACGG AGCTCCAGGCGGCGCCCAGCATCCATCCCCGTGACCACCATCGACCTGACGGAGGAGGACTCCCGGGACTcatcccagagcagcagcacactctctggcagcagctcccaggaggGGCAGAATGGCTCTGCTGAGCTGGGGGCCGCggagctggagagcagagaTGTAGGAATAGCACTGGAATACCAG gatGGGAAAGAATTTGGAATTGGGGACCTTGTCTGGGGAAAGATCAAAGGTTTCTCCTGGTGGCCTGCAATCGTTGTCTCCTACAGAGCCACAGCCAAGCGCCAGGCCGTGTCAGGCATGCGGTGGGTGCAGTGGTTCGGAGACGGGAAGTTCTCCGAG GTCTCTGCAGACAAGCTGGTGGGACTGATGGCCTTCCGGCAGCATTTCAATTCTTCCACGTTTAACAAGCTGGTATCCTACCGACGAGCAATATACCATGCGCTGGAG GTTGCCCGGAGCCGGTCGGGGAAGACCTTTGCAGTTGCCCCTGGGGAGTccctggaggagcagctgaagccCATGGTTGACTGGGCACTCACCGGCTTCAAACCCTTGGGTCTCAAGGGGCTGCGACCGCCCAAAATCTCAG AGAACGGGGCCCTGAGGAATGGGACAGAGGAGGTGCTGTCCCTCGAGCAGTGCCCCCCAACCAAGAGGCTGAAGACCATCCTCTGCAACAACGGCAAGGAGCAACGAGTGGAAGAGGACCAGACCCGAG agCAAATGGTTTCCGGAGTTACGAACAACAGTGGAAGTCTTGAAG ACAGCTGTTTGTCCTGCGGGAGGAGGAACCCGGCCACCTTCCACCCGCTGTTCGAGGGGGGCCTCTGCCAGACGTGCAGG GATAGATTCCTGGAGTTCTTCTACATGTATGACGAAGACGGCTACCAATCCTACTGCACTGTCTGCTGCGAagggaaggagctgctgctctgcagtaacgccagctgctgcag GTGCTTCTGTGTGGAGtgtctggaggtgctggtggggcGAGGGACGTCGGCCAAGGCAAAGGAGCAGGAGCCCTGGAACTGCTACATGTGCCAGCCCCAGCGGAGCTACGGCGTGCTGCAGCGCCGGCAGGACTGGAACACCCGCCTGCAGGACTTCTTCACcagtgacaagggacaggaaTAC GCTGAACCCAAAATCTACCCCACAGTCCCCCCAGCCAAGAGGAGACCTATTCGAGTGCTCTCTTTATTTGATGGCATAACAACAG GACCTGCAAGAGTGGCCACATCGAACGTCCATGCTGATGAAGGAGACTTTGAGACTAAAGAGAGCAGTGCAGCCTCAGACCTCTGTCCCTTGGCAGGGTACGTGGTGCTGAAGGACTTGGGCATCCAAGTGGAGAAGTACATTGCCTCAGAGATCTGCGAAGACCCCATTGCTGTGGGCACCATGCGGCATGAGGGCAACATCACCTACGTGCATGACGTCAGGAACATAACCAAGAGAAAC ATTGAGGAGTGGGGTCCCTTTGACCTGGTGATTGGTGGAAGCCCCTGTAACGACCCCTCCCTTGTCAACCCGGCCAGGAAGGGGCTGTATG AAGGAACCGGGAGGCTGTTCTTTGAATTTTATCACCTGCTCAACTACGCCCGTCccaaggcaggagaggagcGCCCCTTCTTCTGGATGTTCGAGAACGTGGTGGCCATGAGAGTCAATGATAAGAGGGACATTTCACGGTTTCTGGAG TGTAACCCGGTTATGATTGACGCTATCAAGATCTCAGCTGCCCACCGAGCACGCTATTTCTGGGGCAACCTTCCAGGGATGAACAG GATCTTCGGCTTCCCCCTCCACTACACGGATGTCTCCAGCATCGGCCGTGGGGCTCGCCAGAAGCTGCTGGGGAGATCGTGGAGCGTCCCCGTCATCCGGCACCTCTTTTCCCCACTCAAGGATTACTTTGCCTGTGAATAG
- the DNMT3B gene encoding DNA (cytosine-5)-methyltransferase 3B isoform X3: protein MKKDKSHGPDEADCRAELILLNGDCADPTNDTPALLREPNGKPSAPDAGGLGLPSLRNSRRVSKVDLSKDDLSWPLTLTREQEVRPRGSAGWESSLRQKPPVRLIFQAGQTRHEMKIKETNTVEPLRDLPTPLRSSRRRPASIPVTTIDLTEEDSRDSSQSSSTLSGSSSQEGQNGSAELGAAELESRDVGIALEYQDGKEFGIGDLVWGKIKGFSWWPAIVVSYRATAKRQAVSGMRWVQWFGDGKFSEVSADKLVGLMAFRQHFNSSTFNKLVSYRRAIYHALEVARSRSGKTFAVAPGESLEEQLKPMVDWALTGFKPLGLKGLRPPKISENGALRNGTEEVLSLEQCPPTKRLKTILCNNGKEQRVEEDQTREQMVSGVTNNSGSLEDSCLSCGRRNPATFHPLFEGGLCQTCRDRFLEFFYMYDEDGYQSYCTVCCEGKELLLCSNASCCRCFCVECLEVLVGRGTSAKAKEQEPWNCYMCQPQRSYGVLQRRQDWNTRLQDFFTSDKGQEYAEPKIYPTVPPAKRRPIRVLSLFDGITTGPARVATSNVHADEGDFETKESSAASDLCPLAGYVVLKDLGIQVEKYIASEICEDPIAVGTMRHEGNITYVHDVRNITKRNIEEWGPFDLVIGGSPCNDPSLVNPARKGLYEGTGRLFFEFYHLLNYARPKAGEERPFFWMFENVVAMRVNDKRDISRFLECNPVMIDAIKISAAHRARYFWGNLPGMNRIFGFPLHYTDVSSIGRGARQKLLGRSWSVPVIRHLFSPLKDYFACE, encoded by the exons ATGAAAAAGGACAAGAGCCACGGCCCGGATGAGGCGGactgcagggcagagctgatCCTCCTAAACGGAGACTGTGCCGACCCCACTAACGACACACCCGCCCTTCTTCGGGAGCCGAATGGGAAGCCGAGTGCTCCAG ATGCGGGGGGCCTGGGGCTGCCGTCCCTGAGGAACAGCAGGAGAGTCAGCAAGGTAGACCTCTCCAAGGACGACCTGTCCTGGCCACTCACGCTCACGCGGGAGCAGGAG GTGCGGCCCCGGGGCAGCGCTGGCTGGGAGAGCAGCCTCAGGCAGAAGCCCCCCGTCCGCCTCATCTTCCAGGCGGGACAGACCCGGCATGAGATGAAGATCAAGGAAACGAACACCGTGGAGCCACTCAGGGACCTGCCAACTCCCCTACGG AGCTCCAGGCGGCGCCCAGCATCCATCCCCGTGACCACCATCGACCTGACGGAGGAGGACTCCCGGGACTcatcccagagcagcagcacactctctggcagcagctcccaggaggGGCAGAATGGCTCTGCTGAGCTGGGGGCCGCggagctggagagcagagaTGTAGGAATAGCACTGGAATACCAG gatGGGAAAGAATTTGGAATTGGGGACCTTGTCTGGGGAAAGATCAAAGGTTTCTCCTGGTGGCCTGCAATCGTTGTCTCCTACAGAGCCACAGCCAAGCGCCAGGCCGTGTCAGGCATGCGGTGGGTGCAGTGGTTCGGAGACGGGAAGTTCTCCGAG GTCTCTGCAGACAAGCTGGTGGGACTGATGGCCTTCCGGCAGCATTTCAATTCTTCCACGTTTAACAAGCTGGTATCCTACCGACGAGCAATATACCATGCGCTGGAG GTTGCCCGGAGCCGGTCGGGGAAGACCTTTGCAGTTGCCCCTGGGGAGTccctggaggagcagctgaagccCATGGTTGACTGGGCACTCACCGGCTTCAAACCCTTGGGTCTCAAGGGGCTGCGACCGCCCAAAATCTCAG AGAACGGGGCCCTGAGGAATGGGACAGAGGAGGTGCTGTCCCTCGAGCAGTGCCCCCCAACCAAGAGGCTGAAGACCATCCTCTGCAACAACGGCAAGGAGCAACGAGTGGAAGAGGACCAGACCCGAG agCAAATGGTTTCCGGAGTTACGAACAACAGTGGAAGTCTTGAAG ACAGCTGTTTGTCCTGCGGGAGGAGGAACCCGGCCACCTTCCACCCGCTGTTCGAGGGGGGCCTCTGCCAGACGTGCAGG GATAGATTCCTGGAGTTCTTCTACATGTATGACGAAGACGGCTACCAATCCTACTGCACTGTCTGCTGCGAagggaaggagctgctgctctgcagtaacgccagctgctgcag GTGCTTCTGTGTGGAGtgtctggaggtgctggtggggcGAGGGACGTCGGCCAAGGCAAAGGAGCAGGAGCCCTGGAACTGCTACATGTGCCAGCCCCAGCGGAGCTACGGCGTGCTGCAGCGCCGGCAGGACTGGAACACCCGCCTGCAGGACTTCTTCACcagtgacaagggacaggaaTAC GCTGAACCCAAAATCTACCCCACAGTCCCCCCAGCCAAGAGGAGACCTATTCGAGTGCTCTCTTTATTTGATGGCATAACAACAG GACCTGCAAGAGTGGCCACATCGAACGTCCATGCTGATGAAGGAGACTTTGAGACTAAAGAGAGCAGTGCAGCCTCAGACCTCTGTCCCTTGGCAGGGTACGTGGTGCTGAAGGACTTGGGCATCCAAGTGGAGAAGTACATTGCCTCAGAGATCTGCGAAGACCCCATTGCTGTGGGCACCATGCGGCATGAGGGCAACATCACCTACGTGCATGACGTCAGGAACATAACCAAGAGAAAC ATTGAGGAGTGGGGTCCCTTTGACCTGGTGATTGGTGGAAGCCCCTGTAACGACCCCTCCCTTGTCAACCCGGCCAGGAAGGGGCTGTATG AAGGAACCGGGAGGCTGTTCTTTGAATTTTATCACCTGCTCAACTACGCCCGTCccaaggcaggagaggagcGCCCCTTCTTCTGGATGTTCGAGAACGTGGTGGCCATGAGAGTCAATGATAAGAGGGACATTTCACGGTTTCTGGAG TGTAACCCGGTTATGATTGACGCTATCAAGATCTCAGCTGCCCACCGAGCACGCTATTTCTGGGGCAACCTTCCAGGGATGAACAG GATCTTCGGCTTCCCCCTCCACTACACGGATGTCTCCAGCATCGGCCGTGGGGCTCGCCAGAAGCTGCTGGGGAGATCGTGGAGCGTCCCCGTCATCCGGCACCTCTTTTCCCCACTCAAGGATTACTTTGCCTGTGAATAG